One Methylobacterium oryzae DNA window includes the following coding sequences:
- a CDS encoding ribonuclease J — MVKGQEELVFLPLGGVGEIGMNAALYGFGPEKGRKWIMVDCGMGFAGEEQMPGVDLMFPDLSFIEERRKDLLGIFITHAHEDHIGAISELWPRLKAPVYATRFAKNLLETRRLSEPGAPKVELREVKPGRRVTVGPFELEYVPVSHSIPESNAIAIRTAAGLVLHTGDWKIDPTPVAGSVTSPEAFTALGDEGVLAIVCDSTNVVREGFSPSEKTVAETLKTLIADAPHRVAVTTFASNVARIRAVAEAAAACGREVIAVGRAMDRVIDVARECGYLDGLPEFRRSDSWKSLPRERVVALLTGSQGEPRAALARVSRRDHPDISLTAGDQVIFSSRAIPGNERDVGSIINDLIEQGVEVITDRTDLVHVSGHPRRDEMVEMYRWTRPGTAIPVHGEALHLDEHARFARAQGVQNVVKARNGSLIRLSPGKPEVIDHVKAGRLFKDGDVLIDEKDRAIPERRKLMQAGLVSVAIAIDEDGVVLGEPAVDIIGLPNRGRSGEPLIETVVDAVSRTLSGMSRGKLKDSESVEKTVDRAVRTAVNEVWGKKPACHVQVVEV, encoded by the coding sequence ATGGTTAAGGGACAGGAGGAGCTGGTCTTCCTGCCGCTCGGCGGCGTGGGCGAGATCGGGATGAACGCGGCACTCTACGGGTTCGGCCCGGAGAAGGGCCGGAAGTGGATCATGGTCGATTGCGGCATGGGCTTCGCCGGCGAGGAGCAGATGCCGGGCGTCGACCTGATGTTCCCCGACCTCTCCTTCATCGAGGAGCGGCGCAAGGACCTGCTGGGGATCTTCATCACCCACGCGCACGAGGACCATATCGGGGCGATCTCGGAGCTGTGGCCCCGGCTCAAGGCGCCGGTCTACGCGACCCGCTTCGCCAAGAACCTGCTGGAGACCCGGCGCCTGTCCGAGCCCGGCGCCCCGAAGGTCGAGCTGCGGGAGGTGAAGCCCGGGCGGCGCGTGACCGTCGGGCCGTTCGAGCTCGAGTACGTGCCGGTCTCGCACTCCATCCCGGAATCGAACGCCATCGCCATCCGCACCGCGGCGGGCCTCGTCCTCCACACTGGCGACTGGAAGATCGACCCGACCCCGGTGGCCGGCTCGGTGACGTCGCCGGAGGCGTTCACGGCGCTCGGGGACGAGGGCGTCCTCGCCATCGTCTGCGACTCGACCAACGTCGTGCGCGAGGGCTTCTCGCCGAGCGAGAAGACCGTCGCCGAGACGCTGAAGACGCTGATCGCGGACGCGCCGCACCGGGTCGCCGTGACGACCTTCGCGTCCAACGTGGCGCGCATCCGCGCGGTCGCCGAGGCGGCGGCCGCCTGCGGGCGGGAGGTCATCGCGGTCGGCCGCGCCATGGACCGGGTGATCGACGTGGCCCGCGAGTGCGGCTACCTCGACGGCCTGCCCGAGTTCCGCCGCTCCGATTCGTGGAAGAGCCTGCCGCGGGAGCGCGTCGTCGCGCTGCTCACCGGCTCACAGGGCGAGCCGCGGGCGGCGCTCGCCCGCGTCTCCCGCCGCGACCACCCGGATATCAGCCTCACCGCCGGTGACCAGGTGATCTTCTCCTCGCGCGCCATCCCGGGCAACGAGCGCGATGTCGGCTCGATCATCAACGACCTGATCGAGCAGGGCGTCGAGGTGATCACCGACCGCACCGACCTCGTCCACGTCTCCGGCCACCCGCGCCGGGACGAGATGGTCGAGATGTACCGGTGGACCCGCCCGGGCACCGCGATCCCGGTCCACGGCGAGGCCCTGCACCTCGACGAGCACGCCCGCTTCGCGCGGGCGCAGGGCGTGCAGAACGTGGTCAAGGCCCGCAACGGCAGCCTGATCCGTCTGAGCCCCGGCAAGCCCGAGGTGATCGACCACGTGAAGGCCGGCCGCCTGTTCAAGGACGGCGACGTCCTGATCGACGAGAAGGACCGGGCGATCCCGGAGCGGCGCAAGCTGATGCAGGCCGGCCTGGTCTCGGTGGCGATCGCTATCGACGAGGACGGCGTCGTGCTCGGCGAGCCGGCGGTGGACATCATCGGCCTGCCGAACCGCGGCCGGTCCGGCGAGCCGCTGATCGAGACCGTGGTGGACGCGGTCTCCCGCACCCTGTCGGGGATGTCGCGGGGCAAGCTCAAGGACTCGGAGAGCGTCGAGAAGACGGTCGACCGGGCGGTGCGCACCGCGGTCAACGAGGTGTGGGGCAAGAAGCCGGCCTGCCACGTGCAGGTGGTGGAGGTGTGA
- the mce gene encoding methylmalonyl-CoA epimerase — MIGRLNHVAIAVQDLDAACAVYRDTLGATITAPLPQPEHGVTVVFVELPNSKIELMSPLGEGSPIESFVARNPGGGIHHVCYEVDDILAARDQLKAQGARVLGTGEPRIGAHGKPVLFLHPKDFLGTLVELEQV, encoded by the coding sequence ATGATCGGCCGTCTCAACCACGTGGCCATCGCCGTGCAGGATCTCGACGCCGCCTGCGCGGTCTACCGCGACACGCTGGGCGCGACGATCACCGCGCCCCTGCCGCAGCCCGAGCACGGCGTCACCGTCGTGTTCGTCGAGCTGCCGAACAGCAAGATCGAGCTGATGTCCCCTCTGGGCGAGGGCTCGCCGATCGAGTCCTTCGTGGCCCGCAACCCGGGCGGCGGCATCCACCACGTCTGCTACGAGGTCGACGACATCCTGGCCGCCCGCGACCAGCTCAAGGCGCAGGGCGCCCGGGTGCTCGGCACCGGTGAGCCGCGGATCGGCGCGCACGGCAAGCCGGTCCTGTTCCTGCACCCCAAGGACTTCCTCGGCACCCTGGTCGAGCTGGAGCAGGTGTGA
- a CDS encoding DUF1467 family protein produces MMNALARSTPVTLAAITVLIAAFVAAAVSLFKLTVGGAIALYFVVWWTLLFAVLPLRNQPETRPSHVVPGQDPGAPAAPRLREKAIWTTLVAGAAFLIALAVFPLTGL; encoded by the coding sequence ATGATGAACGCACTGGCCCGCTCGACGCCGGTGACCCTGGCGGCGATCACCGTCCTGATCGCCGCCTTCGTGGCGGCGGCGGTGAGCCTGTTCAAGCTGACGGTGGGCGGGGCGATCGCCCTCTACTTCGTGGTCTGGTGGACGCTGCTCTTCGCGGTCCTGCCCCTGCGCAACCAGCCGGAGACGCGGCCCAGCCACGTGGTTCCGGGCCAGGATCCCGGCGCGCCGGCAGCGCCGCGACTGCGCGAGAAGGCGATCTGGACGACGCTGGTCGCGGGCGCCGCCTTCCTGATCGCCCTGGCGGTGTTCCCGCTGACCGGACTTTAG